The genomic DNA TGGGCGCACCGCCTCGTAATGGTTGATATGTGAATAACGATACCAGGTGAAAGGCTTGATATCGTATCATCTAAACAGTAAATTATAGCACATTTTTGATAACTCTGCAGAGAAGGCTATGCCATTCAATCATTTGCCCCGGCAAATATAAAGAACATGACAGACAACAGTTTTTTAAAAAAAAATACTTCTATGCGATATCACAACCATTATCCGGGCTTGCTAAGAATCTTAGTTTCCCGTATTGTTACTATACATAAGAACGTTTAAAGGAGACTCTTAATGGAAGCGGAGAACTTAAAGTTTCGGGGTGGTTGGGGGATGGCATTTATTCCTCTAGCAGTTTTTTTCATTTTTTGTGTGCTGCTATTTTTAGTATTTCTTTCATATGATATGCATGCATTGGCGATGGGTGGATTTATCGGACTTCTCATCGGTGGGATGTTTGTTAAAAATTATGGAGAGTATTGGAAAAGCGTTATTTCCGGAATTGCATCTCCCAATTCGATAACTATTGTTGTCATTTTATTTGTTATCGGAATGTTTTCCCAGATGTTGAAAGACAGTAATGCCTCTGAAGGATTTATATGGATTGCCAGTAGAGTCCATTTAACAGGGGGACCCTTTGTAGCCTTTGTATTTTTCTCCTGCTGTTTAATTTCCACAGCAACAGGTTCATCAATTGGAACCATGTTTGCTGCTTTTCCTGTCTTTTTTGGTGCAGGAGCAGTCCTGGGAGCAAATCCTGCCATGCTTGCAGGGGCCATAACGTCAGGTTGTATTTTCGGTGATAATCTTGCACCCATTTCAGATACGACCATAGCGTCTGCATCCACTCAGTTGTTCAGGAATGGAGAAGCTGCTGATATCGCAGGTGTTGTTACCTCCCGTTTTAAATACTCTCTCGTTGCCGGTTTGATATCAATTATTTTGTTTGCGATTCTCGGTGGAGGAGGAGAAGTGGCATCAGATGTTGAGAGTATGGGAGATCCTTTAAGATTGGTCATGTTAATTCCTGTTGTTGGATTGCTGATAACGGCGGTAAAAAGCAGAGACTTATTTAAAGCCATTACAGTCGGGTTACTGTTAGGGATTGTTTCAGGACTCATATCCGGGATATTTACATTCCCGAGTCTTTTTTCTTCAAGTGGAGAACTTGGAAATAGTGTTACTGGTTTCCTTCCAACCGGTGTTGCCAGCATGATGTCTACAGTGACTCT from Oceanispirochaeta sp. includes the following:
- a CDS encoding Na+/H+ antiporter NhaC family protein produces the protein MEAENLKFRGGWGMAFIPLAVFFIFCVLLFLVFLSYDMHALAMGGFIGLLIGGMFVKNYGEYWKSVISGIASPNSITIVVILFVIGMFSQMLKDSNASEGFIWIASRVHLTGGPFVAFVFFSCCLISTATGSSIGTMFAAFPVFFGAGAVLGANPAMLAGAITSGCIFGDNLAPISDTTIASASTQLFRNGEAADIAGVVTSRFKYSLVAGLISIILFAILGGGGEVASDVESMGDPLRLVMLIPVVGLLITAVKSRDLFKAITVGLLLGIVSGLISGIFTFPSLFSSSGELGNSVTGFLPTGVASMMSTVTLVISVFGIMGVLHAAGAIDRLVNAILKSRFVKSDRGTELAITIGSCVTCMIFGGVTSAAILTFGPVVNELGMKKGLHPYRRANLLDGFVNTIPVVIPFLSVFVFITVALSGLDPLSVSKSMLYPLVLFVVLLFSVITGWGRMHEIQVAEIS